A region of Thalassoglobus sp. JC818 DNA encodes the following proteins:
- a CDS encoding PEP-CTERM sorting domain-containing protein encodes MRVFIICLCSIFFLVSEGEAGFNLRIEITGFKYTDTQELSQGKMIVNLFAIDHNGNGIIDSSSEVPYWRFSHTGFERLPGLTESSYPGTYYWVSFSPGDYEVAPGLKMGGGGVAGQIVFGGDTLYRFSLTNRSASIYSPIMWQNDVSASNATINVYSVPEPTSFALIGIGIAGSAYFQRRKHQARACEEHGS; translated from the coding sequence ATGCGGGTTTTTATCATCTGCTTGTGCTCTATCTTCTTCCTCGTCAGTGAAGGAGAGGCCGGCTTTAACCTGCGAATCGAGATCACTGGATTTAAGTACACTGACACTCAGGAGCTTTCACAGGGAAAAATGATCGTGAACCTCTTCGCGATCGACCACAATGGGAACGGTATCATCGACAGCAGTTCGGAAGTCCCCTATTGGAGATTTTCCCACACAGGCTTTGAGCGACTGCCTGGGCTCACCGAATCGAGCTATCCCGGTACCTACTATTGGGTGAGCTTCTCACCTGGCGATTATGAAGTCGCTCCCGGACTGAAAATGGGAGGAGGAGGCGTTGCCGGTCAAATTGTTTTCGGTGGTGACACTTTGTACCGATTTAGCCTCACCAACAGGTCGGCAAGCATCTACTCTCCGATCATGTGGCAGAACGACGTCTCTGCGAGCAATGCGACGATCAACGTCTACTCTGTCCCGGAGCCGACATCTTTCGCTTTGATTGGAATCGGCATTGCAGGATCGGCGTACTTTCAGCGCAGAAAGCATCAGGCAAGAGCATGTGAAGAGCACGGAAGTTGA